Proteins encoded within one genomic window of Mesotoga infera:
- the aroC gene encoding chorismate synthase: MKFTVVGDSHGSGVFGLIEELPSGFSLSIEEIDRQLKRRQKSYGRGERMKGEQDKAIVKSGMWKKVTSGAPLLIEIENKVSSAEKSVRSIPRPGHSDYAAWTRYKLNDLAVYAERSSARWTAALTAIGSVASQILHELGITVFSSVIAIGNVICESPSGREWISKIRGSSVFCHDEIAYQEMLKEIDVARELGETLGGRFVVIADGIPAGTGGYGSLFERLDSRIGKHFMAIPSVKGVFIGNPDVRLRGSAYHDKLYINDGIVFRKTNNAGGIEGGISNGESIVIEASVKPIPSLRRGISSVDLSDLNEKNTPYVRSDTTAVPAAAGVGESMLSLLLLEAILERFGSGDFCSIKRRVKDESVPHWDDGFGEEHNR, from the coding sequence ATGAAGTTTACCGTGGTCGGGGATTCTCATGGAAGCGGCGTTTTCGGGCTCATCGAGGAGTTGCCGTCTGGTTTTTCTCTTTCAATCGAAGAGATAGATAGACAGCTAAAGCGAAGGCAGAAGAGCTATGGCAGAGGAGAAAGGATGAAGGGCGAGCAGGATAAAGCAATCGTGAAGTCGGGTATGTGGAAAAAAGTCACGTCGGGCGCCCCACTTCTGATTGAGATAGAGAATAAGGTTTCCAGTGCCGAGAAGAGCGTGAGAAGCATCCCAAGGCCCGGACATTCCGACTATGCTGCGTGGACTAGATACAAACTAAATGATCTGGCGGTTTACGCAGAGCGAAGCAGTGCAAGATGGACTGCAGCGCTTACGGCTATCGGTTCAGTCGCGTCTCAGATTCTTCATGAGCTTGGGATTACCGTGTTCAGTTCAGTCATAGCGATAGGAAACGTCATCTGTGAAAGCCCCTCAGGGCGAGAATGGATTTCAAAGATTCGTGGATCTTCGGTTTTCTGTCACGATGAAATCGCCTACCAAGAGATGTTGAAGGAGATCGATGTTGCGAGGGAGCTTGGAGAGACCCTTGGGGGAAGGTTTGTTGTAATCGCTGATGGAATACCGGCGGGGACCGGGGGATACGGCAGTCTCTTTGAAAGACTCGATTCGAGAATCGGGAAGCACTTCATGGCGATTCCCTCCGTTAAGGGCGTCTTCATTGGAAATCCCGATGTGCGGCTTCGAGGAAGCGCATACCACGATAAGCTCTACATTAATGACGGGATAGTTTTCAGGAAGACAAATAATGCCGGCGGTATCGAGGGTGGGATATCAAACGGCGAAAGCATCGTTATTGAGGCAAGCGTTAAGCCAATTCCTTCTTTGAGGAGGGGGATCTCTTCCGTCGATCTGAGCGACTTGAATGAGAAAAATACTCCTTACGTTCGTTCTGATACTACGGCGGTCCCGGCGGCCGCAGGCGTCGGAGAGTCTATGCTATCGCTCTTGTTGCTTGAGGCGATTCTAGAAAGGTTTGGAAGTGGCGATTTTTGCTCGATAAAAAGGAGGGTGAAGGATGAGAGTGTTCCTCATTGGGATGATGGGTTCGGGGAAGAGCACAATAGGTAG
- the aroA gene encoding 3-phosphoshikimate 1-carboxyvinyltransferase translates to MRLLPSKKVAGEIAVPPDKSISHRALMMCSMSRGVSVVHNLLESEDTLRTFSMIGELGGDFKGGFNRMEISSASWKESPRPLDCGNSGTTARLMAGVLSGKRGFHVLFGDDSLSARPMKRVVAPLKEMGASISARQDSLLPMCISGGKLRGFEHSLPVASAQVKSAILLAGIQAEGTTAVTEPHCSRDHTERLLRSMGAGITLSDKRVEVEKSELLPVRFSIPGDVSSAAFPTALAVLHKNSKVTILNVGLNQGRTGFIKLLMKMGADIEMEIKESSPEPVGTIVARSSRLVGVEVGSDLIPSMIDELPLIALAGVFAEGTTTVRGAGELRKKESDRIAVTVKNFRRIGVEILEHEDGFSVEGPQRITGGKVDSYGDHRIAMLFSIAGLLSSEGVELTNSNAVGVSFPGFFETLKEVSQ, encoded by the coding sequence ATGAGATTGCTACCTTCAAAGAAAGTTGCCGGGGAAATTGCTGTACCTCCGGATAAATCGATTTCTCACAGGGCTCTAATGATGTGCTCTATGAGTCGTGGCGTTAGTGTAGTCCACAACCTGCTTGAAAGCGAAGACACTCTGAGGACGTTCAGTATGATCGGCGAACTTGGAGGGGACTTCAAAGGCGGTTTCAACAGAATGGAAATATCTTCTGCGTCGTGGAAGGAATCGCCCAGGCCGCTTGACTGCGGGAATTCCGGGACTACGGCTAGATTGATGGCTGGAGTTCTTTCGGGAAAGAGAGGTTTTCACGTTCTCTTTGGAGATGATTCTCTGTCAGCCAGACCCATGAAGAGAGTCGTTGCCCCGTTGAAAGAGATGGGGGCTAGTATATCGGCCCGCCAGGACTCACTTCTTCCAATGTGCATATCCGGTGGAAAGCTAAGGGGATTTGAGCATTCTCTCCCGGTTGCCAGCGCACAGGTCAAGAGTGCGATTTTACTGGCGGGGATTCAAGCGGAAGGCACTACGGCCGTTACTGAGCCACACTGCAGCAGGGATCACACAGAGAGGTTGCTCCGATCAATGGGTGCCGGAATTACTTTGAGTGATAAGAGAGTTGAGGTAGAAAAGAGTGAGCTTCTTCCGGTCCGGTTTTCGATTCCCGGGGACGTTTCATCGGCCGCCTTTCCAACAGCTCTGGCGGTTCTTCATAAAAACAGCAAGGTAACTATTCTAAATGTCGGACTTAATCAAGGGAGGACAGGATTCATAAAGCTTCTCATGAAAATGGGTGCAGACATCGAGATGGAGATTAAGGAGAGCTCTCCAGAACCGGTGGGCACAATCGTGGCTAGATCTTCCCGTCTTGTTGGAGTGGAGGTCGGAAGTGATTTGATTCCTTCAATGATTGATGAGCTTCCACTGATTGCGCTCGCAGGAGTTTTCGCGGAAGGTACAACGACTGTCAGAGGGGCCGGGGAGTTGAGAAAGAAAGAGTCGGACAGGATAGCCGTTACCGTTAAGAACTTCAGAAGAATTGGCGTAGAGATCCTTGAACATGAGGATGGCTTTAGCGTGGAAGGCCCTCAAAGAATAACTGGAGGAAAGGTCGACTCATATGGTGACCACAGAATTGCGATGCTTTTCTCGATAGCCGGGCTGCTAAGCAGTGAAGGAGTAGAATTAACGAACTCGAATGCAGTCGGTGTTTCCTTTCCGGGGTTCTTCGAAACACTCAAGGAGGTTTCTCAGTGA
- the aroF gene encoding 3-deoxy-7-phosphoheptulonate synthase: protein MSVEIGDLSVREGKFVVMAGPCAIEDRPMIEESAAFLSEVGVRVIRGGAFKPRTSPYSFQGLGKIGLRYLREAADHYNLKTVTEVTGEGTLEAVCEMSDILQIGARNSQNFQLIQKVAEKSKPILLKKGFMNTVEELLLSAEYIASRGNMSIILCERGIRTFETATRNTLDISAVPLIKLQSPLPIIVDPSHASGRRDLIIPLSRAALAVGANGIEVEVHPRPEMALSDSKQSLSFGEFEKLMNSLEQLASATELSLT from the coding sequence ATCTCAGTGGAGATTGGCGATCTATCGGTAAGAGAAGGTAAATTCGTAGTCATGGCCGGTCCATGCGCGATTGAAGATCGCCCCATGATAGAAGAGAGCGCGGCCTTTCTTTCAGAAGTGGGCGTGAGGGTGATCAGAGGGGGAGCCTTCAAGCCGAGAACTTCTCCATACTCTTTTCAGGGACTCGGGAAAATTGGTTTGAGATACTTGAGGGAGGCCGCAGATCATTATAACCTCAAGACGGTGACGGAAGTGACCGGTGAAGGGACGCTTGAAGCTGTCTGTGAAATGAGCGACATACTGCAAATTGGCGCGAGAAACTCGCAGAATTTTCAGCTTATACAGAAGGTGGCAGAGAAGAGCAAGCCTATTCTTTTAAAGAAGGGTTTCATGAATACGGTGGAAGAACTTCTTCTTTCCGCAGAGTACATCGCATCAAGGGGAAATATGTCGATAATCCTTTGTGAAAGGGGAATCAGAACCTTCGAAACGGCCACGAGGAACACGCTGGACATCTCTGCCGTACCTCTAATAAAGCTGCAATCGCCTCTGCCGATCATTGTGGATCCGAGCCACGCCTCCGGGAGAAGAGACTTGATAATACCGCTTTCCCGAGCAGCTCTGGCCGTTGGAGCCAATGGTATCGAAGTCGAGGTTCACCCAAGGCCGGAAATGGCTCTTTCCGACAGCAAACAGAGCCTCAGTTTCGGCGAGTTTGAAAAGCTTATGAATAGTCTCGAACAATTGGCCAGTGCCACAGAGCTTTCGCTCACCTGA
- a CDS encoding prephenate dehydrogenase, giving the protein MKIHIIGAGSIGGSIALRLSKRRHEVSVFDENVVTTEMLRKKDPSIEVSSDVFMPRDLTVIALPMNSEEKLLLSTNFGGPVFDVASVMRPFQEIARLRKIRLISGHPMAGNVHKGPAGWDESMFDGRVFLFSPGEFATGEDLDHVLMVVSELGSSPEYLQPERHDYIVGRISQTAYFLSRTLLRLGGDFEKYSGPGYDSTSRLGRQNMDMVLDMARFNGPNIASSLEEAERYLRSIRIAIEMGDIEKLQEIISVHQ; this is encoded by the coding sequence ATGAAGATTCACATTATAGGTGCCGGTTCGATCGGGGGATCGATTGCATTGAGGCTTTCCAAGCGGCGCCACGAGGTTTCGGTCTTCGACGAGAATGTTGTGACAACAGAGATGCTTAGAAAGAAGGATCCAAGCATTGAAGTATCTTCAGATGTCTTTATGCCGAGGGATCTGACCGTTATAGCACTCCCCATGAACTCCGAGGAGAAGCTGCTACTGTCGACCAATTTTGGTGGGCCGGTATTTGATGTCGCTAGTGTAATGCGCCCCTTCCAGGAGATAGCGAGACTCAGGAAGATAAGATTGATAAGCGGCCATCCCATGGCCGGCAACGTACACAAGGGCCCAGCTGGCTGGGACGAATCGATGTTCGATGGCCGCGTATTCCTGTTTTCTCCGGGAGAGTTCGCAACCGGAGAGGACCTTGACCATGTGCTGATGGTGGTATCTGAACTGGGATCTTCTCCCGAATACCTCCAGCCAGAGAGACACGATTACATAGTCGGTAGAATAAGCCAGACAGCCTATTTTCTTTCGAGAACTCTACTTAGACTGGGTGGTGATTTCGAAAAGTACTCCGGACCCGGTTACGATTCGACTTCAAGACTTGGAAGACAGAATATGGATATGGTTTTAGATATGGCTAGATTCAATGGTCCGAATATTGCGTCTTCCCTGGAGGAAGCAGAGAGGTATTTGCGCAGTATCAGAATCGCCATCGAAATGGGAGATATTGAAAAGTTGCAGGAAATCATCTCTGTTCACCAGTGA
- the aroH gene encoding chorismate mutase translates to MKAIRGATSIEADCPEEIQDSIIELMEEIFNRNKITELHSVIFTVTNDIASYNPATAFRKGFDQSDVALLCLYEASFGNSPGGIIRVLLHCESETKNFVYLRRARNLRPDKVQVGDSKE, encoded by the coding sequence GTGAAAGCTATAAGGGGAGCAACATCTATAGAAGCAGATTGTCCGGAAGAGATACAAGACTCTATAATTGAGCTCATGGAGGAGATATTCAATAGAAACAAAATCACTGAACTGCACTCTGTGATATTTACCGTTACTAATGACATAGCTTCATACAATCCAGCAACTGCGTTCAGAAAAGGCTTCGATCAAAGCGATGTTGCGCTTTTGTGCCTTTATGAAGCTTCCTTTGGAAACTCTCCCGGGGGGATTATAAGGGTGCTTCTACACTGCGAGTCTGAGACGAAGAATTTCGTCTATTTGCGGCGAGCAAGAAATCTGAGGCCCGACAAGGTGCAGGTGGGAGACTCGAAGGAATGA
- the aroQ gene encoding type II 3-dehydroquinate dehydratase, whose protein sequence is MKILILNGPNLNMLGMREKSVYGDFTYSKLCEAVERKCVESGASSEFFQSNHEGELVDRVHTIDYDAVVINAGALTHYSYSIRDALELFRGLKIEVHISNIFAREEFRSKSVISPVCTGTIAGLGLYGYLLAIEYAVSHFDPLADREATK, encoded by the coding sequence ATGAAAATACTCATTTTGAACGGGCCTAACCTGAATATGCTTGGGATGAGGGAGAAGAGTGTGTACGGTGACTTCACATATAGTAAGCTTTGCGAAGCCGTCGAAAGAAAGTGCGTCGAAAGCGGGGCATCGAGTGAGTTTTTCCAGTCTAATCACGAAGGAGAGCTTGTCGACAGGGTTCATACCATTGACTATGATGCAGTTGTAATAAACGCTGGCGCACTAACTCATTACAGCTACTCGATAAGAGATGCGCTTGAACTGTTTAGAGGGCTCAAGATCGAAGTCCACATTTCAAATATCTTCGCTAGAGAAGAGTTCAGAAGCAAGTCTGTGATCTCTCCTGTATGCACCGGAACAATCGCAGGACTCGGATTGTACGGATACTTGCTTGCCATAGAATATGCAGTTTCACACTTTGATCCGTTAGCAGATAGGGAGGCGACGAAGTGA
- the aroB gene encoding bifunctional shikimate kinase AroK/3-dehydroquinate synthase AroB: protein MRVFLIGMMGSGKSTIGRILSSVLDKKFIDMDSEIERVKGMSISEIFEKEGEKEFRRLEKNLLKELARRDEIVVSTGGGAILDKENRKILKGENAVYLRLPPADLYKRVSVKGRPLLKEGKESIFRIWEERRELYEQFPSVDTSSQTQWETVAAISMKITASESKTLNSSSHPVSISPGGFKSIGRMPNTVVSGRIQKIFSEWIPSSALSIDDGEEAKGFNTLFQIYEYLMDMGLSRSDMVVGAGGGTVTDLVGFASSTFKRGVPITLYPTTLLAQVDASIGGKNGLNFKGCKNVVGNFYMPSETIIDPIVTLSMDDGRFEEGLIEAFKIFLITGRWYEDFKSRCRDLKNRNLGALSEMLEEAVRQKDRIVATDTREKGIRRILNLGHTLGHLYEPLTGVSHGMAVAWGLEREMHYFATLGLIDEAVYREVSEILSEIIGLDFPQLPVEDALRLLRNDKKAMASESMEIEIPLVRTPGSFEFVKVRLDDLLAVVV from the coding sequence ATGAGAGTGTTCCTCATTGGGATGATGGGTTCGGGGAAGAGCACAATAGGTAGAATCCTCTCTTCCGTTCTCGATAAGAAATTCATAGATATGGATTCGGAGATCGAAAGAGTTAAGGGGATGAGCATAAGTGAAATTTTCGAGAAAGAGGGCGAGAAAGAATTCAGAAGACTGGAGAAGAACCTTCTGAAAGAACTCGCTCGGAGGGACGAGATTGTCGTATCGACAGGCGGAGGTGCAATACTTGATAAGGAGAACCGTAAGATATTGAAGGGAGAAAATGCCGTATACCTCAGGCTTCCTCCAGCAGATCTCTACAAAAGAGTCAGTGTGAAGGGTCGCCCACTACTGAAGGAAGGTAAGGAGAGCATCTTCAGGATTTGGGAAGAGCGAAGGGAGCTCTATGAGCAGTTCCCTTCAGTTGATACTTCGAGCCAGACCCAGTGGGAGACCGTTGCGGCGATATCTATGAAAATCACCGCTAGTGAAAGCAAAACGCTAAATAGCAGTTCTCACCCTGTCTCAATATCGCCGGGCGGCTTCAAGTCCATAGGTAGGATGCCAAACACCGTAGTCTCCGGAAGAATTCAGAAAATCTTTTCAGAATGGATTCCCTCTTCGGCTCTATCCATAGATGACGGTGAAGAGGCTAAGGGATTTAATACACTCTTTCAAATCTATGAGTATCTCATGGATATGGGACTTTCGAGAAGTGATATGGTAGTCGGTGCAGGTGGAGGAACAGTAACGGATCTCGTTGGATTCGCTTCCTCGACATTTAAGAGGGGTGTTCCAATAACCCTATATCCGACGACTCTTCTTGCTCAAGTAGATGCTTCAATCGGTGGGAAAAATGGGCTGAATTTCAAAGGATGCAAGAATGTTGTCGGCAATTTCTATATGCCTTCTGAGACCATCATAGATCCAATCGTAACGCTTTCGATGGACGATGGACGGTTTGAAGAAGGGCTTATTGAGGCCTTCAAGATATTCCTGATAACGGGTCGATGGTATGAGGATTTCAAGAGCCGGTGTAGAGACCTGAAGAACAGAAATCTGGGTGCTCTTAGCGAGATGCTAGAAGAAGCCGTAAGGCAGAAGGATAGAATCGTGGCGACTGATACTCGTGAAAAAGGAATAAGAAGGATTTTGAATCTTGGCCACACACTGGGACATCTCTACGAGCCATTAACCGGAGTCTCGCACGGAATGGCGGTGGCGTGGGGTCTAGAGAGGGAGATGCACTACTTTGCAACCCTAGGTCTTATAGATGAGGCAGTATACAGAGAAGTCTCTGAAATTCTATCCGAAATCATTGGTCTGGATTTCCCGCAGCTACCTGTCGAAGATGCTCTAAGACTGCTCAGAAATGATAAGAAAGCGATGGCCTCTGAGAGCATGGAGATAGAGATACCTCTGGTCAGAACACCCGGTTCCTTTGAATTTGTAAAGGTAAGACTCGATGATTTGCTGGCTGTGGTCGTATGA
- a CDS encoding shikimate dehydrogenase has translation MKLCIIGHPVSHSLSPAIYGRFFERMGIDASYEAVDILPDEFAEKIASVVQNFDGFNVTIPFKEKVVAHVVSHVESPLSAINCVFEGKGYNTDWVGFGKPLLDGSIEEPVMVIGAGGAARAVIFFLRKAGVKRIELLNRTLSRAEKIKREFEIPGRFEISVFPFQSIREVSSRSMSIINASSLGMNGEETGITSEELYGKSLVYDLIYRKTPLIELSYNCGVEAILDGRYMLLYQALENLKIWGLPSNEVFEETFWEVVK, from the coding sequence GTGAAGTTATGCATAATTGGGCATCCAGTTTCCCACAGTTTATCGCCGGCCATTTACGGACGGTTCTTCGAAAGAATGGGCATCGATGCATCTTACGAGGCGGTTGACATTCTTCCAGATGAATTCGCAGAAAAGATAGCTTCAGTTGTTCAGAATTTCGACGGGTTCAACGTTACTATTCCATTCAAGGAAAAGGTTGTCGCTCACGTGGTCAGCCATGTTGAATCTCCGCTCTCGGCTATAAACTGCGTCTTCGAGGGAAAAGGGTACAACACGGACTGGGTCGGTTTTGGCAAACCTTTGCTCGATGGGTCGATAGAGGAGCCCGTAATGGTTATTGGAGCGGGAGGTGCTGCGAGGGCGGTGATTTTTTTCTTGAGGAAAGCGGGCGTGAAGAGGATAGAACTCTTGAACAGAACGCTTTCCAGGGCGGAGAAGATCAAAAGGGAATTCGAGATACCAGGGCGGTTTGAAATATCAGTCTTTCCATTTCAATCAATCAGAGAGGTCTCTTCGAGGAGCATGAGTATAATTAACGCTTCCTCCCTTGGAATGAATGGAGAGGAAACGGGGATCACCTCTGAAGAGCTGTACGGTAAGAGTCTAGTTTACGATCTGATCTACCGGAAGACACCCTTGATCGAGCTCTCTTACAACTGTGGAGTGGAAGCCATTCTTGACGGAAGATATATGCTTCTTTACCAGGCTCTCGAAAACCTCAAAATATGGGGTCTGCCTTCAAACGAGGTCTTCGAAGAGACGTTCTGGGAAGTGGTGAAATGA